A region of Tolypothrix sp. NIES-4075 DNA encodes the following proteins:
- a CDS encoding Uma2 family endonuclease: MTIAAKPHLTLDEFLQLPETKPASQFLNGEIIQKPIPQGEHSLLQTTFCEVINKVAKSKKIAHAFPELRCTFGGNSIVPDVSVFRWARIPLTSSGRIANRFEIHPDWAIEILSPDQGQTKVLSNLLHCSRNGTELGWLIYPEDESVLAVFPGQRVEIYTGASQLPILNGIELELTVEEVFSWLNLS; this comes from the coding sequence CCGCTAAACCTCACCTAACATTAGACGAGTTCCTACAACTGCCAGAAACAAAGCCAGCATCACAATTTCTCAATGGAGAAATTATTCAAAAGCCAATCCCTCAAGGTGAACATAGCTTACTTCAAACTACTTTTTGCGAAGTAATTAATAAAGTAGCTAAAAGCAAAAAAATTGCTCACGCATTCCCAGAATTACGCTGCACATTTGGAGGTAATTCCATCGTCCCTGACGTGTCTGTGTTTCGTTGGGCAAGAATTCCCTTAACTTCATCAGGGAGGATTGCAAACCGCTTTGAAATTCATCCAGATTGGGCTATTGAAATTCTTTCTCCAGATCAAGGACAAACAAAAGTATTGAGTAACTTGTTGCATTGCTCCCGCAACGGTACTGAGCTAGGCTGGTTAATATATCCAGAAGATGAAAGTGTCCTAGCTGTGTTTCCCGGTCAGCGAGTAGAAATCTATACAGGTGCTTCTCAGTTGCCTATACTTAATGGTATCGAATTAGAACTGACAGTTGAAGAAGTTTTTAGCTGGTTAAATTTAAGTTAA